The genomic stretch CAAAGACTACAAGCCTGTCTCATCTCATATGCAGTCTGTTCTGGAGGATGGGAAGTGCCACTACCACCCTGGAtattactttttaaaataaatttggtaATTCTTGAGAATTCTCCATAaggaatcagaatcgtttatttcgccaagcataactgggtcatgcccggaattgggtttggcacagcacATACATAGCTACCGAGTGGTACATAGACAAAAGGCGATACAATAAGAACATGACAGTAATACAAAAATGCTCAAAAATCTGTAGGTACACAAATATACATTCAGCGTCAGTGTGCAACTTTACAGGTGCCCTGCTGAAGTCTACCAAAATGTGCAGGGAAAAAGTCAATCAGTTTAAATGTGGTGGCCGATGCCTGGTTGTTTTGAGCAAGAAAACGTGTTCCTTTTGCAGACCGCTACTTTGCAGTCGGTAGGGCACTGATAGAGGGTGGAAtaatgttaagggagttcaggaggccaaCGGCTgcagggaagaaagagttcttatGTCTgatggtcttggtggggatgaccCGAAGTCTCCGGCCCAGTGGTAGAAGGGTGAAGAAGCAgtcgcctgggtgtgaggggtcacttgCGATCTTCAGTGCCAGCacgcagtcttgtgttatacGGGAGGTCAAGTGGGggggagaggtctcccaatgatcctctccgctgaccttgatgatcctctgtagtttATGCCTGTCACAGgacctgatgatcctctgtagtttatgcctgtcgctggcggtggctcccgcataccagaccaagatggagcagcagaggatggatttgATGGTGGCTGAGTAGAAACGAGTTAGAATCTCGGAGATactaggagatagactagtccaaaacctgccagaacTGTCATGAAAAATTTAATTAAAAGTGCATTTGTATTCTGGGACAGATGTacgttatatatactgtatatatacacatgtattttaaagtttacaCTATGTGGTCTTTTCACTTCGCTACTGAGGCTGTTTTCACAATTCAGCTCGACTCTGATTACTTTTGAAATAACTCTATTACTTCCTAtaaggcctggaactcactacaaatcgctagcgcaatcTCTAGCATTTTTAataagcgttttgtaagcgatttcatgagcgttttcaggcgcttttgggagcgattttaaaaagtgtaagctttttgccagtgattgtgtagcgatttgtgaATAGCGATtttcattctgattggtcctttcaatgtatcatcatttttttaacgtttgcagtaatttaaaatttcACTCAAATCGATATGTATAGCGATTTATGAGCTATTTtccagcgcttatatactttacattgaagcgcaaacgctcccaaatgctgcatgtcctgtggaatttgttacgtttatttacattggcagagcgtttagggaaagcgctagcgatgtaaagtgctccctaaatgctcaaaagattgatctagtgggttccagccctcacacctaaatgatctatatatacatatttatttattttttttgctttaggaCATATTGGGCTTTTTTGTGGGTGATATATCTTTTTTTTAGTAttgccttattttctatgcattttaaaggggaaataaACTAATTGTCAATTTttatccattatagttttaatgttaaaatttctattgtacattaaaaccACACACTTAATTTGTCTATCTCACCTGTTAATTAAAACAGTAAATTTGTGTTCATCCTGTATCAGGCACAGACTGTATACTTTACTCACTGCTGCTTCTCTCTTCTCCAGCAATGTTAATTTTACATGTTTACTCTCTAGTTCTGCCCTTGAATTCACGGGGGGAGGAGTTTGGTAGTTTGCTGTCATTTATTTTTAACTCTGTAGCCTTTTTATCTCAGAGATGATTAAACAGCATTATCTAGGGTTTTGTAGAAAAGGGAGTGcagttattgttattagttatttATAGTTATTAGTGAGTTATTTTCATGTCCTCTGGTAGGAAGTGGTCCGCTGTTCCCTATGTGCAGGGGTTTAGGAAGCCCATACATACATTAAATTACCTTTTAaaaattgaaaattttatttacctttgcaggaatGTCAAAGAAAGATGACAGAACAAAGCCGATTTGCCGTTATCGGACGTCGGTGGAGCAGCTGGTGAGGTGTTATGGGTCGGGGGATTGCAGAGCGAGTAGGAAGACAGGCGGTGATGGCGTAGCCACCAGGAATCACACGTACAGGTAAACAGCTGACGGTCTGCCTACTGTAGTCTCCTCATTCTATATCAAGGCCTGGACAatgcatacatacagtatgttcccAGCGGCTGGACGCAGGGTGAAGCTGAGAGACAGCTCTCCCTGCACTATGTAATCTAGGGGAATATGACAAATATATTACCCTGCTGATTAGCTAATTTACTCCTTTTGTGGCTACATTCAGGCCCCGGCAATTGCTGGCACCCGAATTACAgtgcttttaaacaatattccCCCTGCGCTGCTATAGCCAGAATTAACATTACGGTCTAAGGCAGCGCCCAAACCAGGCATCTTGCTGGTGTCGAGTGCATGCACTgaagaggaccaaaagtccgaaacaggctgtctgcatttagggttgatgtggctctgtaaaatgtaaagctataggcttgctatacaccagtggttctggatgctagtctggcttctggggcataaagcgataatttgtatattcagtagcggtgcattgtgggtaaccacagatgctcACTTTAAGcttaattatcgcaaattccttctgttttaagaaggcaaaccacacttagcTAAACTTTAAAAAGACACACTTCAACCACTTCTGGTTCCGGCATTCTTACAATTTTGGCATTTCTGCTGTGTTGATGCCCTATATGCCATATTTtatcactagttgggcatgtagcgCACCATTATCGCCAGTTTTTGCATCTGTAGCAATTGGATGCAATCACTAGTGTGACTGCTCGAGGACTTCAGTGctttacagatgcatcactaggcaacaGCACAGTGATGCATCTATACAGTGTTGGGTCCCCGAACTGTCCTAGTGATCGCATCCGATAGCTACAGGCAGCAGCCATTACTGGTGTCCACGAATCTTAACCATTTCACCACTAAGGTTTTTttccctaatggaccagagcaattttcacatttcagcactcctctcaatcattcaccaataactttatcactacttatcacacctgaaTGGTTTTATACATAGttctttttttcaccacaaatggggtttctttgagtggtactttttgctatgaattatttaattttatttgcatttttaagggaataacatttttttaaaaatgcactatTTTGCAGTTTtcagccactatagttttaaaatgaaacttgcgactgtatataaaacccacacatggtgtttgtcccagttattagaaCATTTCAattgtttccctagtacaatgtatggtgacaatactttatttggaaataaaagtgtagtttttctgttttgtctttctcattgtactctatcaataaTTTCAAGCCCTTATTTTCAATAATAACTATAGTAtacccttatggcatacatatACAAAAAGTCCCTACAATATACAAAGTCCCTGACATAACGATGTATGTATTCCCTCTTAAATTctgtccaatttttttttataaattatatattttGGTAACTGTGGGGCAGGTTAGGGGACAAAGGGTTAATGGCTTTTTATTCTTTACTTTATTCATAATACTATaagagaaaagatacccctataaacagcaccactgcagaccatatgtatcaatcaaaaaaTATTCTTTATTACAAtctttgcaaacacatatcaatgttattgcacatgctgaatgattgtttgtttgtgtaaATATATAACTCTATATGCACTTTCATGGTTCCAAGTAGGGCTGATATGCACTGTTATACACAGGTTTTTTGCACTTTATTAttcatactgaacccgggttcatacaCGAGGTTGTTACAGGTTGTACATCCACTGACATtgaacataatagattattatatctagcaggcccattatgttgaatatggctggaaatacaatattatgctgtttttagatgtgtttaattttgtgtatcattgatatgtgtttgcaaagattgtaataaagaaatgtttttgattGATACctatggtctgcagtggtgctgtttataggggtatcttttctcttATAGTATTATGTATACATGTTCTACCCCAGCACACGCAGTTAATATTACTTGGGGTGCTGACAAACTCTTTTGTATTCTTTACTTTATTGTTaacactgtaatattaaatatggCCACTAGATGTCGCCTTAATGTTAAAGCATTCTAAGCAAAGAAGGTTCTACTTCTTTtggtttctttttgttttgtttgtttgtttgttttttattgctcTCAATGAATGCTCAGAGCTGCTGTTACAGCACttttaaggaataccagttgcctggctatcctgctgatcctctgactctaatacttctagccatagaccctgaacaagcatgctgcagatcaagtgtttctgacattattgtcagatctgacatgattagctgcatgcttgtttctggtgttattcagacactactgcagccaaatagaccagcagggctgccaggcaactggtattgtttaaaaggaaattagtaTGGCATCCtccgtatcactctcacctcgagttcactttaaggccaagTATAGGCGACAAGGGATTCATTGGCTAGGTAGGTGGTTAAAACTTCaatacaggaaaaaaaacacttttattttattttgatacTGTCACATTAATAAACTTTCCAACAAaagttttaacatttttaaacTTTAGTTTTTTTCAACTGAATTCTAAAAATGCACGGGTGACAGGGGACACATGTACACATTTGGGAACCTTCAAAAGGATTAAAACCAcaagtggttgaaaaaaaaagtttagaaataTTCAAAATGTTTAGTTTATTTGGTCATCTGAACCACAGAACAGGGTCCAATAAGCTGGTATCATATGTAAAGCTGGCAATGCTCTATTAAAttaccttttgattttttttttcaatcaatattAAGATCTAAGTTAATCGATATTCTGATTCATTACTTTACAACAGACTAAAAACTAACACTGTGGATCTATCTTCCGATCAATTTTAGCCCTTAATTTCGATCATAATATCAACTTAAACAcctaacgaccagccaacgccgataggcggcggctggtcgcatgTGGGTTTCTAAGGAAACGGCCGCTCTTTCGagcagccgttccatgtcagttcacggcgggggctccgtgaacagcctgcggcgagcctccgatggcggctcgcaggctaaatgtaaacacacggggaagaaatccccgatgTTTACATTATacggctgattggccggggatcgccgccatctgataggctgaagcctatctgaggcggtacaggacggatcgccgtcctgtaccgcctatattgagaaggggagggagggaaggagagggaggggggaatagcactgcggaggggggctttgaggagctccccccccgctaggcacaaggCAGCAGCGGTGATCcaaaccccccccctccagcaggacatccccctagtgggaaaaaaaaggggggggaagtctgatcgccctgcctaaaacctgatctgtgctggaggcTGAAGAGTccatgcagcacagatcattGAAAACTacgccggtccttaagtggttaattcaaAATTGAGTAATTATTGAatagtgtatggtcagcttaattGTTGTTTTCCAGCAATTGTACTGCAGGCATCTCCTATGCTATATTTTCTGGCACCAGGCTACACGTTGCATTGCTGGTGAAAGAGCGAGTCAGAAAGCCTTACTTCCCCAATCCTCCACTCCATATATACCTTGAGCAGAGGGAGGAGCTCTGCtcagagggaggggcagagggtGGCTTTACTCCTCCCCACCCTTTCTGGAGCTCCCAGATTGGTGGAGTAAAACAACAGCGCACAAGGTTGGGAGGCGGTAACCAAGGCCACGCCCAGTGACTGCTGATCTGAGGAGACTTTGCAAACAGGcacacaggttttgtggacagacttTTGGACTGATTTCTGTAAAGCGTTATGGTATGGCAGCTCCACATTAACCTCTCTCTGTGCTTTGTTCCAGAAGTGTCAGCACCAGGACAGGTTCCTCTTATTCCCGCCACAAAGAAGCACGCCTCAGACCCCAGACCTGCCTCGCCTGCCGGGCCTGTGAGACCGCCAGTCTTCAAATCTCTCCACAGCAAACGACTGTCCCAAAACTCCTGCCACTGAGCACCACAAATCATCTTCCCTATCACCCCGCCACGCCCGACAAACGCAGACCGAGAGGAAGGCGCAAAGCTCAATCCACGGAGCAGGTAATTGTACCATTCCCGCTTATTTTCCAGTAGCAATATTTTACTGCTGTTGTAGTAATTATTGTGCAGTAAAACCAATATGCAGCGCTTCAGAACAGTATTTCCAAGGCCTGATATACATGAAGCGATCTTTTAACCAAGATTTTGGGCAATAAAATTGTTTGTCCTGAATGCTTTCCCTTTGCTATAGTAGCTGAGTGTACCCGAGATGGGcatgtaagaaaaaaatatacataactggggcttcctccagtcccctccaggctaatcgctccctcaccatccttctGCGCCATCTGGATCTGCAGCAATCCACCTTACAAAGTCCTCCGGTCtgcgacatactgcgcatgtgcgacccAGCCGTGCCTGCCCCAATCACGCTCTCATGGCtgcgagcattctgcgcctgctcagtactactccagccaaatagatcagcaggactgccaggcaactagcattgtttaaaaggaaatttaaaagaggcagcctccatgtccctctcactacagcactatttttagcacccagggcgtctcaatagcacattttatacgcatgccaacaatgtggctcattaataaaaaaaagtcaaagagtttacagaagtcacagatgctgtcttcacaccttcccctggataaataatgggcagctagaagctgaggagggaacatggcagttcctatagctattagaaaccagaaaaaagtggtgcttggttcccttttaaGCACTGGAGTACTGTTGTTTTGCAACACACGTCATACAATGTGCTGTTCTGTGGCTCTGCAGTGACCTCTGCTGGTTTTCATAGCAATGGAGGAGGAGAGCCTTGCAATATGACCAATGCAAAAACATAATTTCACTATAAAAACAAAGAAATCCGTATAGCACGCAAAATGTAATGCACTGAAACTTAGCAAAGTACgaattagggctggaacccactggagcgcttttggcagcgttttgccagcactgcgatacgctagcagtttgccaaaacgcttggctaatgttaatggatggggcaacttccacaggagcgtttgcgtttcccagaaacgcaaacgcaggacctgcagcattttgggagcgttagcgcttcaatgtaaagtattgaaacgctagcagaaacggtcagcaaaacctaaactgagcggttttgctagcgttttacggTTCAGCAcattgtaacaaaatgaaaaataattcacaggaccaatcaggatcaaaacgcaaaacgctacgcacccgctgggcaaagaaatacaatgttgcaaaacacgaccaaaaacgtgcatgaatctgcttgcaaaccgctcagacaaaaagctagcggttgcgttttgcgtttgctgatttcagtgggttccaggcctgagagagagtttttttttttttaaatataaattcaGAAAaccaattaaccacttaaagagactcaagTCTAAATTCacatttttaacttttattaatgttaagcactatagctagtgctaaaccgccgcatccctgcggtaAAACGaagggtttatacccccaaatcccctgtgcaaaatccacgacttcctTAGTCGTGGATTTtagtgcccagggaggcagagctttcagctgcagctcggcCTCCATGCGTGTGAATCGCcttgcggatctctgcctctctccgcccagggcctgatttaccatTATGCACGTCGCACAGGTACGTGCCTACAGaggcctgataatggaaaggcagctcactcccctccccctagtaactccctccctccttccctatgcagagtcctgatgagagtgtaaatgagaggttactcacccgggtctctgcattccactgatgagatctcccttcagtcaggggcagctctactacctaatacttgggggcaccccgAGTATTAGCtagttacttaatattgagggtacttctggctacctaatactaaggggcacctgtacctacctatgacaggcaagggaagtaagggagaagtgacagctgggccagccaacacacttgtggtgcaggagggtgaagtctagggtgccagagcaTCTGTGCCTACATATTAACACAAACCAAAAGTCTGCCACAATTGAGCCATCCTGAAGAAAGCCTCATCGTTTAAAAGATACCTAAGATaagataataattaaaaaaaatgatacttaccttgggagggggaagcctctggatcctaatgaggcttcctccgtcctcctccCGGAGCCCGATGCAGCGATGTCACACAAGGACgaatcaaaacaaaaacaagagcAGGCGCCGCTGCCCGCAGGCACACGAGCGTCTACACATTCAGGACCCGCCGGAAATAGCCAAATCCAATGGGGTCCGTTCTGCTGCACAGGCGCGAGTCGTCTATGACtgtgcagtagaacggacccgatcgggctcggctatctcCACTGGAGCCCAAGGGGAAGCTGATATCATGATGCGACAAGGGGGTTTTCAGGGGAGCCATCGCTGGatccctctgctgaggaggaaggggaagaCTCTTTAGgatccctaagggcccattcacaccagaaGCGCTTTTTTGAGTGTTATGTGATTGATTAAATcgcttccattcactttcattaaaatcgcagaaaaatcgctGCATTTTCGCGTACGCTATACCGAAATCACAGCAATTTTTTcacaggcccccctgcagctgcatcccttgcagggtatattgttaaagagaaactccgaccaagaattgaactttatcccaatcagtagctgatactcccttttacatgagaaatctattccttttcacaaacagaccatcagggggcgctgtatgactgatattgtggtgaaacccctcccacaagaaactctgaggaccgtggtactcctggcagtttcctgtctgtgaaccttgctgcattgtgggaaatagctgtgtacagctgtttccaactgacaaaaaagcaagcagcagctacattacctgccagcagtaaaatgtcaccatgtaataaatgtcagaatgtaaatcagggatttaaaatattctacaatgggcaaacactgactaaatcatttatacgtaattattgtaaaaatgaagcacttttttattacattattttcactggagttcctctttaagcccctcTCACTGGGATTACCTGGTTCCCCATCGTATTTGCATCATTCCGCACAAGTGCACCACCGCCAACACATTTAACGTTTCCGCATTGACTTACATGCATTTGGTGGTAAAGCGATGTTGACATTGAGGCAGGTCAGCGGTGAATCGGACACTTCCATCACAGTGCAAcacggtaagtgtgctaggccccatagactttcattgctgttacCCTGTGTGCAGAAAGGGTAACCCAATGCAAAGAAACTGGCCAAGTGTAAAAGGGGGCTTTACTGTGTTGTGTAGAAAATAATCACAAGCCAATCATTAATGGATTGATGGGCTTGGCatatcagcagtggtgctcatccggattccggatatccgggtaacccggatatccgaccttttttcagctatccgattcgaaTTCAGATaccggatttctgtggaaatccagatagctatctgcagatagtttgcaggcaatccggatatccgcagaaaTCCGACAATTGAGATACTGTTACTAAGgatatgacatcattgagccaatcagagggctcccagcagaagccctagcaaccaaatcACAGAaatgaaccctggccagccccacctgacctcatttagCCAAtcggagggctcccagcctaagccgtgGCACCCAattacagaaaggaaccctggccaggcccccctgtacaataaggagggctgccgtgatgagaaatatcgtcctagattgtgaatgctcactgagagacatgctccagtgctgcttgcctagcaagtgctgtatacagtgataaacctaaagctgtttagTGATTAACCCCTTAACTATCATTGATAATTTCATTGTCTGACAGTCAGAGTGCGTGCTGCAGGTTTGCAGACCAGGCCaggtgctgcctgctggccagctagccttagctacagtatagggtaACCACCGGGGATGCGACCACCTCAGCTGCAGGGGCCCCTCCAGGACTCGCCAGCTATGTGCGGGGTGGGGGGGAGCGCTGCCGCCTGCCCGATGCtaggaccccccagccaggtgtggaactggccgctgggccagttcattccccgcagccgcagtctgtctcccgggaggcagagcagggctacggcaagatggctgccaaagccctgctctggagactatttgtgtctccagtacagggcttcgggagccatcttgtcgTAGCcctgccctgcactctgcctgtcagcgtgggagatgtgcaggaggatcatcgggggatctgaggccaggagaggagacttttGCCAGGCAGatgagtgaattgttttttttttgttgtttttctttacaggtgctgcccactgtactattttctgttgactgctgcccacattgcgattctctggtgcctgctgctcacgttgcgattttctggtgactgctgcccacattgcgattttctggtgcctgctgcccacattgcgatttttctggtgactgctgcccactgtacgattttctggtgaacgctgcccacgttgcgattttctgttgactgctgcccactataTTATTTTCTGGTACCTGAtgtccactgtacgattttctggtgaacactgcccacattgcgattttctggtgactgctgcccactgtacgatgttctagtgaatgctgcccacattgcaattttctggtgactgctgcccactgtacgatgttctagtgaatgctgcccactgtacgatgttctagtaaatgctgcccacattgcgattttctgatgactgctgcccactgtacaattttctggtgaacgctggccactttacgattattttatggtgaaatgctgcccattttacccacttaacgattaatttctggtgatatgctgcccactttacaattattttacggtgaaatgctgcccactttaccatgaatttctggtgcattacgattattttatggtgagggggggggggggtggcatccaaattttcgcaggggggcccagtgatttctagttacgcccctcaaTAGGATTacagtgttattgtgtagttagtactgtagtcagtgctagtagttgttagagtagtagtactagcttactacagaactgctgtgctgctgaaacAGTGCcaatgtgacagttagtgtcttcccctctgctgtctgactgtcactcggcacgtggcacttggcacgtggcccttgtcacttggcacgtggcccttgtcacttggcacgtggcactttgcacttggcacgtggcactttgcacgtggcaggtggcaagtgcaaagtgccaaatgccacgtgccactgccaagtgccatgcccggcatgctcctggcagacgttacacc from Hyperolius riggenbachi isolate aHypRig1 chromosome 5, aHypRig1.pri, whole genome shotgun sequence encodes the following:
- the LOC137519166 gene encoding uncharacterized protein — translated: MSKKDDRTKPICRYRTSVEQLVRCYGSGDCRASRKTGGDGVATRNHTYRSVSTRTGSSYSRHKEARLRPQTCLACRACETASLQISPQQTTVPKLLPLSTTNHLPYHPATPDKRRPRGRRKAQSTEQLPGSSRMVSSRSEQSSPPSHSSSHSGGRTEIKLHHSVVVAPPPHSRLVSVRSGHVSPSSDAELRKWIVEFGGDEQAAFMARGLQKLQLAYERGKAEMEQRTADEAPPSER